A stretch of the Aegilops tauschii subsp. strangulata cultivar AL8/78 chromosome 4, Aet v6.0, whole genome shotgun sequence genome encodes the following:
- the LOC109749728 gene encoding methylthioribose-1-phosphate isomerase has translation MGESSALQSILYGRGALRLLDQRKLPLEEVYIDVKDSADGWNAIRDMVVRGAPAIAIAAALSLAVEVNDHDFTGTPVEAASFVSKKLEYLVSSRPTAVNLSDAATKLQNLVSRTAETAKDAKSIFQVFIEAAEAMLVDDVADNKAIGSHGAEFLQRQLGSSRNISVLTHCNTGSLATAGYGTALGVIRALHSGGVLEKAFCTETRPFNQGSRLTAFELVHDKIPATLIADSAAAALMNNGQVQAVIVGADRIAANGDTANKIGTYNLSISAKHHGMQFYVAAPVTSIDLSLPSGKQIVIEERSPKELLNSEGGLGKQVAASGISVWNPAFDVTPANLITAIITEKGVITKSDPNGSFDIKGFIECAK, from the exons ATGGGCGAATCCAGCGCGCTTCAGTCCATCCTCTACGGCCGCGGCGCGCTTCGCCTCCTCGATCAG AGGAAGCTGCCCCTCGAGGAGGTCTACATCGATGTCAAGGACTCCGCGGATGGATG GAATGCGATCAGAGACATGGTTGTCCGTGGTGCTCCTGCCATAGCCATAGCGGCAGCACTGTCATTGGCTGTGGAAGTTAATGATCACGATTTCACTGGTACACCTGTGGAAGCAGCCTCATTCGTTTCCAAGAAGTTGGAATACCTTGTATCCAG CCGGCCCACAGCAGTGAACCTGTCTGATGCTGCTACAAAGCTTCAGAACTTAGTGTCAAGAACAGCTGAAACAGCAAAAGATGCCAAATCTATCTTTCAG GTCTTTATTGAAGCTGCAGAAGCTATGCTAGTTGATGATGTGGCCGATAATAAGGCAATTGGCTCGCATGGAGCTGAATTCCTTCAACGGCAGCTTGGAAGTTCGAGAAACATCTCTGTTCTAACCCATTGTAATACTGGCAG CCTTGCAACCGCTGGTTACGGAACTGCCCTAGGGGTCATTCGTGCTCTTCACTCTGGAGGAGTTTTGGAGAAGGCCTTCTGCACTGAAACTCGTCCATTTAACCAG GGTTCCAGGCTTACAGCTTTCGAGTTAGTTCATGACAAAATACCTGCGACGCTGATAGCAGACTCTGCTGCAGCTGCACTTATGAATAATGGACAAGTTCAAGCTGTAATTGTGGGTGCTGATCGTATAGCTGCAAATG GTGACACAGCCAACAAGATTGGCACATACAACCTCTCGATTTCTGCAAAGCATCACGGCATGCAGTTTTACGTGGCCGCACCAGTAACTTCGATTGATCTCTCCCTCCCGTCTGGGAAGCAAATCGTCATAGAAGAAAGATCTCCAAAGGAATTGTTGAACTCTGAAGGTGGTCTAGGAAAGCAAGTTGCCGCGTCAGGTATATCAGTCTGGAACCCCGCCTTCGACGTTACTCCAGCAAATCTAATTACTGCAATCATTACAGAAAAG GGTGTGATCACAAAGTCTGATCCTAATGGAAGTTTCGACATCAAAGGTTTCATCGAATGTGCCAAGTGA